One genomic segment of Acanthopagrus latus isolate v.2019 chromosome 14, fAcaLat1.1, whole genome shotgun sequence includes these proteins:
- the LOC119032528 gene encoding calcium-activated potassium channel subunit beta-4-like: protein MAKMRVSYEYSEAEDKSIRLGLFLIACGILSLFILGFCWLSPTLQSLQSKPANCTVVSVLRPEEMFECVFTCGTDCKGTSLYPCLQIFVNNSESNSVALLHFDEQQLVLNPKCSFVPPCERDNQKNKDRVLRWEDYFTKEVSSQSFTCFFNQQRRPDDVLWHHSHDTKVLLHCVLWPMVSLLLGTLIVLLTVCARSLAVRAEALQKRKCSYEVCHDLSTASDRRCNKAEDPLSTNSDPELSSPTRTLPLFAVPVRRRDREH, encoded by the exons ATGGCGAAGATGCGGGTGTCGTACGAGTACTCCGAGGCCGAGGACAAGAGCATCAGGCTGGGCTTGTTCCTGATCGCCTGCGGGATCCTCAGCCTCTTCATCCTGGGCTTCTGCTGGCTCAGCCCGACCCTGCAGAGCCTCCAGAGCAAGCCGGCCAACTGCACG GTGGTGTCGGTGCTGCGTCCAGAGGAGATGTTCGAGTGCGTGTTCACCTGCGGTACCGACTGTAAGGGCACGTCTCTGTATCCCTGCCTGCAGATCTTCGTCAACAACTCGGAGTCCAACTCTGTGGCGCTGCTGCACTTTGACGAGCAGCAGCTGGTCCTCAACCCAAAG tgttcgTTTGTTCCTCCCTGTGAGAGAGACAACCAGAAGAACAAAGACCGAGTGCTGCGCTGGGAAGATTATTTCACCAAAGAGGTCAGCAGTCAGTCCTTCACCTGCTTCTTCAACcagcagaggag GCCGGACGACGTGTTGTGGCATCACTCCCACGACACCAAAGTGCTGCTGCACTGCGTCCTGTGGCCGATGGTGTCGCTGCTCCTGGGAACGCTCATCGTGCTGCTGACGGTTTGCGCTCGCTCCCTGGCGGTTCGAGCCGAGGCGCTCCAGAAGAGGAAGTGCTCCTACGAGGTGTGCCACGACCTTTCCACCGCCTCAGATCGCCGCTGCAACAAGGCCGAAGACCCTCTCTCGACGAACTCTGACCCCGAGCTGTCGTCGCCGACACGGACCCTGCCGCTGTTCGCGGTGCCGGTGCGACGCCGCGATCGAGAACAT
- the LOC119032496 gene encoding CCR4-NOT transcription complex subunit 2-like isoform X1 yields the protein MFGANRKKFMEGGVESDYADDSSLYYTQQSMFPPHRADKDMLASSSASSTGQLSQLGASLYGPQSALGFPMRGMNSSTAPQLSRSGLNQSGNQLPSHASTPNTGTMHTPPSPSRGILPMSSRSVMNHSQQVGGPTGQSAGMVGGVGVGGERGGAGGVGAGRSSSMGSPSRSSPSIIGMPKQQQARQPFTINSMSGFGVNRNPGFNMNNSLSNNIFNGTDGSENVTGLDLSDFPALADRSRRDGGSNPTPLLNPLAGRAPYGLGLAVEQNKKFELLIGMVTKPSSEQSQDFSIHNEDFPALPGPNYQTKDPTSTNEDSKTDFFFPPFLSNQNLNSSGKPASNSDGPKFPGDKSSAPSNNNQQKKGIQVLPDGRVTNIPVGMVTDQFGMIGLLTFIRAAETDPGMVHLALGSDLTTLGLNLNSPENLYPKFASPWASAPCRPQDIDFHVPSEYLTNIHIRDKLAAIKLSRYGEDLLFYLYYMNGGDLLQLLAAVELFNRDWRYHKEERVWITRAPGMEPTLKTNAYERGTYYFFDCLNWRKVAKEFHLEYDKLEERPHVPSTFNYNPAQQAF from the exons ATGTTTGGTGCTAACCGGAAGAAGTTTATGGAGGGAGGGGTAGAGAGCGACTACGCCGACGACTCCAGCCTCTACTACACCCAACAGTCCATGTTCCCTCCACACCGCGCTGACAAAGAC atgCTGGcgtcttcctctgcttcctcgACGGGTCAGCTGTCACAGCTGGGAGCCAGTTTATATGGCCCGCAGA GTGCGTTGGGGTTTCCCATGCGGGGCATGAACAGCAGCACGGCACCGCAGTTAAGTCGAAGTGGGTTGAACCAGTCAGGCAACCAGCTCCCCAGTCACGCCAGTACACCCAACACTGGCACAATGCACACGCCTCCCTCACCGAGCag gggtATTTTGCCGATGAGCAGCCGGAGCGTCATGAACCACAGCCAGCAGGTGGGGGGTCCGACGGGGCAGTCGGCTGGGATGGTAGGAGGAGTGGGGGtcggaggagagaggggaggtgcCGGCGGTGTCGGAGCAGGCAGGAGCAGCAGTATGGGGAGTCCCAGCCGGTCGTCACCCAGCATCATCGGCATGCCCAAACAGCAGCAAGCACGGCAGCCTTTCACCATCAACAG tatgtCAGGGTTCGGGGTGAACAGGAATCCAGGTTTCAACATGAACAACTCCCTCTCCAACAACATCTTCAACGGCACAG ACGGCAGTGAGAATGTGACGGGGTTGGACCTGTCAGATTTCCCAGCGTTAGCAGACAGGAGTCGGAGGGACGGAGGCTCAAATCCCACCCCGCTGCTCAACCCGCTGGCCGGTCGGGCTCCCTACG GTCTTGGACTGGCGGtcgaacaaaacaagaagtttGAACTTCTca TTGGCATGGTAACCAAGCCGTCCAGTGAACAGTCGCAGGACTTCTCCATCCATAACGAAGATTTCCCAGCTCTCCCTGGGCCAAACTACCAAACAAAAGACCCCACCAGCACCAACGAGGACAGCAAAACG GACTTCTTTTTCCCTCCGTTTCTGTCCAATCAGAATCTGAACTCATCAGGAAAGCCCGCCTCTAATTCAGATGGTCCAAAGTTCCCCGGCGACAAGAGCTCCGCACCgagcaacaacaaccagcagAAGAAAGGGATTCAGGTGCTTCCTGACG GGCGGGTGACCAACATCCCGGTCGGCATGGTAACGGACCAGTTTGGGATGATCGGCTTGCTGACGTTCATCCGGGCGGCAGAGACGGACCCCGGCATGGTCCACCTGGCACTGGGCTCAGACCTCACCACGCTCGGCCTCAACCTCAACTCACCTGA GAATCTCTATCCTAAGTTTGCGTCTCCGTGGGCGTCGGCTCCGTGTCGACCGCAGGACATAG ACTTCCACGTCCCCTCAGAGTATTTAACCAACATCCACATAAGGGACAAG TTAGCAGCTATCAAGTTGTCTCGGTATGGTGAAGATCTGCTGTTTTATCTCTACTATATGAACGGAGGAGACCTACTACAACTCCTGGCTGCAGTAGAACT gtttAACAGGGACTGGAGGTACCATAAAGAGGAGCGGGTTTGGATCACCCGGGCCCCGGGGATGGAGCCCACGCTGAAGACCAACGCCTACGAGAGAGGGACCTACTACTTCTTCGACTGCCTCAACTGGAGGAAGGTGGCcaag GAGTTTCATCTGGAATATGACAAACTAGAAGAGCGACCTCACGTTCCCTCCACATTCAACTACAATCCTGCCCAGCAGGCCTTCTGA
- the LOC119032496 gene encoding CCR4-NOT transcription complex subunit 2-like isoform X4, which translates to MFGANRKKFMEGGVESDYADDSSLYYTQQSMFPPHRADKDMLASSSASSTGQLSQLGASLYGPQSALGFPMRGMNSSTAPQLSRSGLNQSGNQLPSHASTPNTGTMHTPPSPSRGILPMSSRSVMNHSQQVGGPTGQSAGMVGGVGVGGERGGAGGVGAGRSSSMGSPSRSSPSIIGMPKQQQARQPFTINSMSGFGVNRNPGFNMNNSLSNNIFNGTDGSENVTGLDLSDFPALADRSRRDGGSNPTPLLNPLAGRAPYVGMVTKPSSEQSQDFSIHNEDFPALPGPNYQTKDPTSTNEDSKTNLNSSGKPASNSDGPKFPGDKSSAPSNNNQQKKGIQVLPDGRVTNIPVGMVTDQFGMIGLLTFIRAAETDPGMVHLALGSDLTTLGLNLNSPENLYPKFASPWASAPCRPQDIDFHVPSEYLTNIHIRDKLAAIKLSRYGEDLLFYLYYMNGGDLLQLLAAVELFNRDWRYHKEERVWITRAPGMEPTLKTNAYERGTYYFFDCLNWRKVAKEFHLEYDKLEERPHVPSTFNYNPAQQAF; encoded by the exons ATGTTTGGTGCTAACCGGAAGAAGTTTATGGAGGGAGGGGTAGAGAGCGACTACGCCGACGACTCCAGCCTCTACTACACCCAACAGTCCATGTTCCCTCCACACCGCGCTGACAAAGAC atgCTGGcgtcttcctctgcttcctcgACGGGTCAGCTGTCACAGCTGGGAGCCAGTTTATATGGCCCGCAGA GTGCGTTGGGGTTTCCCATGCGGGGCATGAACAGCAGCACGGCACCGCAGTTAAGTCGAAGTGGGTTGAACCAGTCAGGCAACCAGCTCCCCAGTCACGCCAGTACACCCAACACTGGCACAATGCACACGCCTCCCTCACCGAGCag gggtATTTTGCCGATGAGCAGCCGGAGCGTCATGAACCACAGCCAGCAGGTGGGGGGTCCGACGGGGCAGTCGGCTGGGATGGTAGGAGGAGTGGGGGtcggaggagagaggggaggtgcCGGCGGTGTCGGAGCAGGCAGGAGCAGCAGTATGGGGAGTCCCAGCCGGTCGTCACCCAGCATCATCGGCATGCCCAAACAGCAGCAAGCACGGCAGCCTTTCACCATCAACAG tatgtCAGGGTTCGGGGTGAACAGGAATCCAGGTTTCAACATGAACAACTCCCTCTCCAACAACATCTTCAACGGCACAG ACGGCAGTGAGAATGTGACGGGGTTGGACCTGTCAGATTTCCCAGCGTTAGCAGACAGGAGTCGGAGGGACGGAGGCTCAAATCCCACCCCGCTGCTCAACCCGCTGGCCGGTCGGGCTCCCTACG TTGGCATGGTAACCAAGCCGTCCAGTGAACAGTCGCAGGACTTCTCCATCCATAACGAAGATTTCCCAGCTCTCCCTGGGCCAAACTACCAAACAAAAGACCCCACCAGCACCAACGAGGACAGCAAAACG AATCTGAACTCATCAGGAAAGCCCGCCTCTAATTCAGATGGTCCAAAGTTCCCCGGCGACAAGAGCTCCGCACCgagcaacaacaaccagcagAAGAAAGGGATTCAGGTGCTTCCTGACG GGCGGGTGACCAACATCCCGGTCGGCATGGTAACGGACCAGTTTGGGATGATCGGCTTGCTGACGTTCATCCGGGCGGCAGAGACGGACCCCGGCATGGTCCACCTGGCACTGGGCTCAGACCTCACCACGCTCGGCCTCAACCTCAACTCACCTGA GAATCTCTATCCTAAGTTTGCGTCTCCGTGGGCGTCGGCTCCGTGTCGACCGCAGGACATAG ACTTCCACGTCCCCTCAGAGTATTTAACCAACATCCACATAAGGGACAAG TTAGCAGCTATCAAGTTGTCTCGGTATGGTGAAGATCTGCTGTTTTATCTCTACTATATGAACGGAGGAGACCTACTACAACTCCTGGCTGCAGTAGAACT gtttAACAGGGACTGGAGGTACCATAAAGAGGAGCGGGTTTGGATCACCCGGGCCCCGGGGATGGAGCCCACGCTGAAGACCAACGCCTACGAGAGAGGGACCTACTACTTCTTCGACTGCCTCAACTGGAGGAAGGTGGCcaag GAGTTTCATCTGGAATATGACAAACTAGAAGAGCGACCTCACGTTCCCTCCACATTCAACTACAATCCTGCCCAGCAGGCCTTCTGA
- the LOC119032496 gene encoding CCR4-NOT transcription complex subunit 2-like isoform X3, which yields MFGANRKKFMEGGVESDYADDSSLYYTQQSMFPPHRADKDMLASSSASSTGQLSQLGASLYGPQSALGFPMRGMNSSTAPQLSRSGLNQSGNQLPSHASTPNTGTMHTPPSPSRGILPMSSRSVMNHSQQVGGPTGQSAGMVGGVGVGGERGGAGGVGAGRSSSMGSPSRSSPSIIGMPKQQQARQPFTINSMSGFGVNRNPGFNMNNSLSNNIFNGTDGSENVTGLDLSDFPALADRSRRDGGSNPTPLLNPLAGRAPYVGMVTKPSSEQSQDFSIHNEDFPALPGPNYQTKDPTSTNEDSKTDFFFPPFLSNQNLNSSGKPASNSDGPKFPGDKSSAPSNNNQQKKGIQVLPDGRVTNIPVGMVTDQFGMIGLLTFIRAAETDPGMVHLALGSDLTTLGLNLNSPENLYPKFASPWASAPCRPQDIDFHVPSEYLTNIHIRDKLAAIKLSRYGEDLLFYLYYMNGGDLLQLLAAVELFNRDWRYHKEERVWITRAPGMEPTLKTNAYERGTYYFFDCLNWRKVAKEFHLEYDKLEERPHVPSTFNYNPAQQAF from the exons ATGTTTGGTGCTAACCGGAAGAAGTTTATGGAGGGAGGGGTAGAGAGCGACTACGCCGACGACTCCAGCCTCTACTACACCCAACAGTCCATGTTCCCTCCACACCGCGCTGACAAAGAC atgCTGGcgtcttcctctgcttcctcgACGGGTCAGCTGTCACAGCTGGGAGCCAGTTTATATGGCCCGCAGA GTGCGTTGGGGTTTCCCATGCGGGGCATGAACAGCAGCACGGCACCGCAGTTAAGTCGAAGTGGGTTGAACCAGTCAGGCAACCAGCTCCCCAGTCACGCCAGTACACCCAACACTGGCACAATGCACACGCCTCCCTCACCGAGCag gggtATTTTGCCGATGAGCAGCCGGAGCGTCATGAACCACAGCCAGCAGGTGGGGGGTCCGACGGGGCAGTCGGCTGGGATGGTAGGAGGAGTGGGGGtcggaggagagaggggaggtgcCGGCGGTGTCGGAGCAGGCAGGAGCAGCAGTATGGGGAGTCCCAGCCGGTCGTCACCCAGCATCATCGGCATGCCCAAACAGCAGCAAGCACGGCAGCCTTTCACCATCAACAG tatgtCAGGGTTCGGGGTGAACAGGAATCCAGGTTTCAACATGAACAACTCCCTCTCCAACAACATCTTCAACGGCACAG ACGGCAGTGAGAATGTGACGGGGTTGGACCTGTCAGATTTCCCAGCGTTAGCAGACAGGAGTCGGAGGGACGGAGGCTCAAATCCCACCCCGCTGCTCAACCCGCTGGCCGGTCGGGCTCCCTACG TTGGCATGGTAACCAAGCCGTCCAGTGAACAGTCGCAGGACTTCTCCATCCATAACGAAGATTTCCCAGCTCTCCCTGGGCCAAACTACCAAACAAAAGACCCCACCAGCACCAACGAGGACAGCAAAACG GACTTCTTTTTCCCTCCGTTTCTGTCCAATCAGAATCTGAACTCATCAGGAAAGCCCGCCTCTAATTCAGATGGTCCAAAGTTCCCCGGCGACAAGAGCTCCGCACCgagcaacaacaaccagcagAAGAAAGGGATTCAGGTGCTTCCTGACG GGCGGGTGACCAACATCCCGGTCGGCATGGTAACGGACCAGTTTGGGATGATCGGCTTGCTGACGTTCATCCGGGCGGCAGAGACGGACCCCGGCATGGTCCACCTGGCACTGGGCTCAGACCTCACCACGCTCGGCCTCAACCTCAACTCACCTGA GAATCTCTATCCTAAGTTTGCGTCTCCGTGGGCGTCGGCTCCGTGTCGACCGCAGGACATAG ACTTCCACGTCCCCTCAGAGTATTTAACCAACATCCACATAAGGGACAAG TTAGCAGCTATCAAGTTGTCTCGGTATGGTGAAGATCTGCTGTTTTATCTCTACTATATGAACGGAGGAGACCTACTACAACTCCTGGCTGCAGTAGAACT gtttAACAGGGACTGGAGGTACCATAAAGAGGAGCGGGTTTGGATCACCCGGGCCCCGGGGATGGAGCCCACGCTGAAGACCAACGCCTACGAGAGAGGGACCTACTACTTCTTCGACTGCCTCAACTGGAGGAAGGTGGCcaag GAGTTTCATCTGGAATATGACAAACTAGAAGAGCGACCTCACGTTCCCTCCACATTCAACTACAATCCTGCCCAGCAGGCCTTCTGA
- the LOC119032496 gene encoding CCR4-NOT transcription complex subunit 2-like isoform X2: MFGANRKKFMEGGVESDYADDSSLYYTQQSMFPPHRADKDMLASSSASSTGQLSQLGASLYGPQSALGFPMRGMNSSTAPQLSRSGLNQSGNQLPSHASTPNTGTMHTPPSPSRGILPMSSRSVMNHSQQVGGPTGQSAGMVGGVGVGGERGGAGGVGAGRSSSMGSPSRSSPSIIGMPKQQQARQPFTINSMSGFGVNRNPGFNMNNSLSNNIFNGTDGSENVTGLDLSDFPALADRSRRDGGSNPTPLLNPLAGRAPYGLGLAVEQNKKFELLIGMVTKPSSEQSQDFSIHNEDFPALPGPNYQTKDPTSTNEDSKTNLNSSGKPASNSDGPKFPGDKSSAPSNNNQQKKGIQVLPDGRVTNIPVGMVTDQFGMIGLLTFIRAAETDPGMVHLALGSDLTTLGLNLNSPENLYPKFASPWASAPCRPQDIDFHVPSEYLTNIHIRDKLAAIKLSRYGEDLLFYLYYMNGGDLLQLLAAVELFNRDWRYHKEERVWITRAPGMEPTLKTNAYERGTYYFFDCLNWRKVAKEFHLEYDKLEERPHVPSTFNYNPAQQAF, from the exons ATGTTTGGTGCTAACCGGAAGAAGTTTATGGAGGGAGGGGTAGAGAGCGACTACGCCGACGACTCCAGCCTCTACTACACCCAACAGTCCATGTTCCCTCCACACCGCGCTGACAAAGAC atgCTGGcgtcttcctctgcttcctcgACGGGTCAGCTGTCACAGCTGGGAGCCAGTTTATATGGCCCGCAGA GTGCGTTGGGGTTTCCCATGCGGGGCATGAACAGCAGCACGGCACCGCAGTTAAGTCGAAGTGGGTTGAACCAGTCAGGCAACCAGCTCCCCAGTCACGCCAGTACACCCAACACTGGCACAATGCACACGCCTCCCTCACCGAGCag gggtATTTTGCCGATGAGCAGCCGGAGCGTCATGAACCACAGCCAGCAGGTGGGGGGTCCGACGGGGCAGTCGGCTGGGATGGTAGGAGGAGTGGGGGtcggaggagagaggggaggtgcCGGCGGTGTCGGAGCAGGCAGGAGCAGCAGTATGGGGAGTCCCAGCCGGTCGTCACCCAGCATCATCGGCATGCCCAAACAGCAGCAAGCACGGCAGCCTTTCACCATCAACAG tatgtCAGGGTTCGGGGTGAACAGGAATCCAGGTTTCAACATGAACAACTCCCTCTCCAACAACATCTTCAACGGCACAG ACGGCAGTGAGAATGTGACGGGGTTGGACCTGTCAGATTTCCCAGCGTTAGCAGACAGGAGTCGGAGGGACGGAGGCTCAAATCCCACCCCGCTGCTCAACCCGCTGGCCGGTCGGGCTCCCTACG GTCTTGGACTGGCGGtcgaacaaaacaagaagtttGAACTTCTca TTGGCATGGTAACCAAGCCGTCCAGTGAACAGTCGCAGGACTTCTCCATCCATAACGAAGATTTCCCAGCTCTCCCTGGGCCAAACTACCAAACAAAAGACCCCACCAGCACCAACGAGGACAGCAAAACG AATCTGAACTCATCAGGAAAGCCCGCCTCTAATTCAGATGGTCCAAAGTTCCCCGGCGACAAGAGCTCCGCACCgagcaacaacaaccagcagAAGAAAGGGATTCAGGTGCTTCCTGACG GGCGGGTGACCAACATCCCGGTCGGCATGGTAACGGACCAGTTTGGGATGATCGGCTTGCTGACGTTCATCCGGGCGGCAGAGACGGACCCCGGCATGGTCCACCTGGCACTGGGCTCAGACCTCACCACGCTCGGCCTCAACCTCAACTCACCTGA GAATCTCTATCCTAAGTTTGCGTCTCCGTGGGCGTCGGCTCCGTGTCGACCGCAGGACATAG ACTTCCACGTCCCCTCAGAGTATTTAACCAACATCCACATAAGGGACAAG TTAGCAGCTATCAAGTTGTCTCGGTATGGTGAAGATCTGCTGTTTTATCTCTACTATATGAACGGAGGAGACCTACTACAACTCCTGGCTGCAGTAGAACT gtttAACAGGGACTGGAGGTACCATAAAGAGGAGCGGGTTTGGATCACCCGGGCCCCGGGGATGGAGCCCACGCTGAAGACCAACGCCTACGAGAGAGGGACCTACTACTTCTTCGACTGCCTCAACTGGAGGAAGGTGGCcaag GAGTTTCATCTGGAATATGACAAACTAGAAGAGCGACCTCACGTTCCCTCCACATTCAACTACAATCCTGCCCAGCAGGCCTTCTGA